In one window of Balaenoptera musculus isolate JJ_BM4_2016_0621 chromosome 10, mBalMus1.pri.v3, whole genome shotgun sequence DNA:
- the LOC118902294 gene encoding LOW QUALITY PROTEIN: 60S ribosomal protein L37-like (The sequence of the model RefSeq protein was modified relative to this genomic sequence to represent the inferred CDS: inserted 1 base in 1 codon), whose product MTKGTSSFGKRRNKTHTLCRRCGSKAYHLQKSTCGKCGXPAKRKRKYNWSAKAKRRNTTGTGRMRHLKIVYRKFRHGFREGTTPKPKRAAVVASSSS is encoded by the exons ATGACGAAGGGAACGTCCTCGTTTGGAAAGCGTCGGAATAAGACGCACACGTTGTGCCGTCGCTGTGGCTCTAAGGCCTACCACCTTCAGAAGTCGACCTGTGGTAAATGTG TACCTGCCAAGCGGAAGAGGAAGTATAACTGGAGTGCTAAAGCTAAAAGACGAAATACCACCGGGACTGGTCGAATGAGGCACCTAAAAATTGTATACCGCAAATTCAGGCATGGATTCCGTGAAGGAACAACACCTAAACCCAAGAGGGCAGCTGTTGTAGCATCCAGTTCATCttaa